The Amycolatopsis viridis genome window below encodes:
- a CDS encoding alpha/beta hydrolase — protein MTTLAEMSLTGWWPVRVVLLAALVAAGVLVWRLRRRWARVALTAVAVVLAAANVLAAVNASYGYYLTVGQAIGLPGRDAASLQQLDRAGVPGSGQLVTLTIPARAAHFAARPAQVYLPPAWFARPRPNLPVVVLLHGTPGAPGDWTDGGGATATLDAWAAAHGGTAPIVVMPDINGAFDADSECVDGPAGQAETYLTQDVTSFVTSRFFTRPAGRHWAVAGLSEGGSCALTLALRHPRIFGTFADFSGLAGPRTGDGNEVGDTIPALFSGSAAEFDAHEPAWLLTHHRYPGLGGWFEVGDADGEPLAAAQQLEPRAAAAGITTRLVVVPGGGHDFFLWRQAFADALPWLAARLAG, from the coding sequence GTGACCACCCTTGCCGAGATGTCGCTGACCGGCTGGTGGCCGGTGCGGGTCGTGCTGCTGGCCGCGCTGGTCGCCGCCGGGGTGCTCGTCTGGCGGCTGCGACGGCGGTGGGCGCGGGTCGCGCTCACCGCCGTGGCGGTGGTGCTGGCCGCGGCGAACGTGCTCGCCGCGGTCAACGCGTCCTACGGCTACTACCTCACCGTCGGGCAGGCGATCGGGCTGCCCGGCCGCGACGCCGCGTCCCTCCAGCAGCTCGATCGCGCCGGCGTGCCCGGGTCCGGGCAGCTCGTCACCCTCACCATCCCCGCGCGCGCCGCGCACTTCGCGGCCCGGCCGGCCCAGGTCTACCTCCCGCCCGCGTGGTTCGCCCGGCCCCGGCCGAACCTGCCGGTCGTGGTGCTCCTGCACGGCACTCCGGGCGCACCCGGCGACTGGACCGACGGCGGTGGCGCCACCGCCACCCTGGATGCCTGGGCCGCCGCTCACGGCGGCACCGCCCCGATCGTGGTGATGCCCGACATCAACGGGGCCTTCGACGCCGACAGCGAATGCGTCGACGGCCCGGCCGGGCAGGCCGAGACCTACCTGACGCAGGACGTGACCTCGTTCGTCACCAGCCGGTTCTTCACCCGCCCGGCCGGGCGGCACTGGGCGGTGGCCGGATTGTCCGAGGGCGGTTCCTGCGCGCTCACGCTCGCGCTGCGCCATCCCCGGATCTTCGGCACCTTCGCCGACTTCAGCGGGCTGGCCGGGCCGCGCACGGGTGACGGCAACGAGGTCGGCGACACCATCCCGGCGCTGTTCTCCGGTTCGGCCGCCGAGTTCGACGCGCACGAGCCGGCCTGGCTGCTGACCCACCACCGCTATCCCGGGCTCGGCGGGTGGTTCGAGGTCGGCGACGCCGACGGCGAGCCGCTCGCCGCCGCGCAGCAGCTCGAACCGAGGGCCGCCGCCGCGGGCATCACCACCCGCCTGGTCGTGGTGCCCGGCGGCGGGCACGACTTCTTCCTGTGGCGGCAGGCGTTCGCCGACGCGCTGCCCTGGCTCGCGGCCCGCCTGGCCGGCTGA
- a CDS encoding L-lactate permease, whose protein sequence is MYRQVLDPVAGSLAWSSLVAAIPLLTLFVLLGILRMTAWLAALISLAVSLVVAIVVYPMPAGPAFLSASEGAAFGFFPILWIVINAIWIYNMTVATGHFDVLRRSFARVSDDQRIQGVIIAFSFGALLEALAGFGTPVAITSVMLIALGFRPLKAATVALVANTAPVAFGALAVPITTLATVSGLPLHALSSMVGRQTPVLGVFVPLALVFIIDGKRGMRQTWPAAMVCGIVFALAQFAVSNYVGAPLTDIVASLLSAGAVVVFLRVWRPAESYVEGVGVRTTAGAAAAAAGGTERTGGGSTATMARPPRPPAGGGNGGTGETGGTGGNGGMAAESGRGAERDRGVEVFRAYAPYLIIIAVFALAQVPVIKDALTSVTKTFNWPGLHIQSSSGKASTLSQFKFDWLDAAGTLLIIAGLLTIPVIGIRPARALRAYLATYRQLATAIVTVMAVLALAYVMNASGQTATLGTWMAGAGGIFALISPILGWLGVAVTGSDTSSNSLFGALQVVAAQKAGLSATLLAAANSSGGVLGKMISPQNLAIAAAAVGMAGREGDLFRRVLVWSLVFVAVMCVLVYLQSTPVLGWMVP, encoded by the coding sequence ATGTACCGGCAGGTTCTCGACCCGGTCGCCGGGTCGCTCGCGTGGTCCTCGCTCGTCGCGGCGATTCCGCTGCTCACACTGTTCGTCCTGCTCGGCATCCTGCGCATGACCGCGTGGCTGGCCGCGCTGATCTCGCTCGCGGTCTCCCTGGTCGTCGCCATCGTGGTGTACCCGATGCCGGCCGGGCCCGCGTTCCTGTCCGCGTCCGAGGGCGCGGCGTTCGGGTTCTTCCCGATCCTGTGGATCGTGATCAACGCGATCTGGATCTACAACATGACCGTCGCGACCGGGCACTTCGACGTGCTGCGGCGCTCGTTCGCGCGGGTCAGCGACGACCAGCGGATCCAGGGTGTGATCATCGCGTTCTCCTTCGGCGCGTTGCTGGAGGCGCTGGCCGGGTTCGGCACGCCGGTCGCGATCACCAGCGTCATGCTGATCGCGCTGGGTTTCCGGCCGCTCAAGGCCGCCACGGTCGCCCTGGTCGCCAACACCGCACCGGTGGCGTTCGGCGCGCTGGCCGTGCCGATCACCACGCTCGCGACCGTCAGCGGGCTGCCGCTGCACGCGCTGTCGTCGATGGTCGGCCGGCAGACGCCGGTGCTCGGCGTGTTCGTGCCGCTCGCGCTGGTGTTCATCATCGACGGCAAGCGCGGGATGCGGCAGACCTGGCCGGCCGCGATGGTGTGCGGCATCGTGTTCGCGCTGGCCCAGTTCGCGGTCTCCAACTACGTCGGCGCACCGCTGACCGACATCGTCGCGTCGCTGCTGTCCGCCGGCGCGGTCGTGGTGTTCCTGCGCGTGTGGCGCCCGGCCGAGTCCTATGTGGAGGGCGTCGGCGTGCGCACGACCGCGGGCGCGGCAGCCGCCGCGGCCGGCGGTACCGAGCGCACCGGTGGCGGGTCCACCGCCACGATGGCCCGGCCGCCGCGGCCACCCGCCGGCGGCGGGAACGGCGGAACCGGCGAAACCGGCGGAACCGGCGGGAACGGCGGGATGGCCGCGGAATCCGGCCGCGGCGCGGAACGCGACCGCGGGGTCGAGGTGTTCCGCGCCTACGCGCCGTACCTGATCATCATCGCGGTGTTCGCGCTGGCGCAGGTGCCGGTGATCAAGGACGCCCTCACCAGCGTCACGAAGACGTTCAACTGGCCCGGGCTGCACATCCAGTCGTCCAGCGGCAAGGCGTCCACCCTGTCGCAGTTCAAGTTCGACTGGCTGGACGCGGCGGGCACCCTGCTGATCATCGCCGGCCTGCTGACCATCCCGGTCATCGGTATCCGGCCGGCCCGCGCCCTGCGCGCGTACCTCGCCACCTACCGGCAGCTCGCCACCGCGATCGTCACGGTGATGGCCGTGCTCGCCCTGGCCTACGTCATGAACGCCAGCGGCCAGACCGCGACGCTGGGCACCTGGATGGCCGGCGCGGGCGGGATCTTCGCGCTGATCTCGCCGATCCTCGGCTGGCTGGGCGTGGCCGTGACCGGTTCGGACACCTCGTCGAACTCGCTGTTCGGCGCGCTGCAGGTGGTGGCCGCGCAGAAGGCGGGGCTGTCGGCCACGCTGCTGGCCGCGGCCAACTCCTCCGGTGGCGTGCTCGGCAAGATGATCAGCCCGCAGAACCTCGCGATCGCCGCGGCGGCGGTCGGGATGGCCGGCCGGGAGGGCGACCTGTTCCGGCGGGTGCTGGTGTGGAGCCTGGTGTTCGTCGCGGTGATGTGCGTGCTGGTGTACCTCCAGTCGACCCCGGTGCTCGGGTGGATGGTGCCCTGA
- a CDS encoding (Fe-S)-binding protein, giving the protein MTGPAFDEHHPPSADLLDDCVHCGFCLPTCPTYQLWGEEMDSPRGRIYLMGLGVEGEPMTPEMVQHFDACLGCMACVTACPSGVQYDKLIEATRAQVERRHPRPPRERLLRNAIFSVFPYPRRLHALRGPLRAYQASGVGGVVRRVLGRAFPRLAALESLAPPLGPFESVPERMPARGTRRGTIGMLLGCVQREFFPGVNAATARVLAAEGFDVVAPRVQGCCGALSVHNGREDEAQSFARKLIDAFDEAGADWIAVNAAGCGSAMKEYGDLLADDPAYADRAREFAGRVRDVSELLAEQGTVAPRHPLPVTVAYHDACHLAHAQGIRAQPRRLLREIPDLILREIPEAEICCGSAGIYNILNPRAGGELGERKARNVLTTGAPLLVTANPGCLMQVAAALDALGEPMRLAHTIEVLDASIRGLPAEEVGWARSRPDAPLP; this is encoded by the coding sequence ATGACCGGCCCCGCGTTCGACGAGCACCACCCGCCCTCGGCCGACCTCCTCGACGACTGCGTGCACTGCGGGTTCTGCCTGCCCACCTGCCCCACCTACCAGCTGTGGGGCGAGGAGATGGACTCGCCGCGCGGCCGGATCTACCTGATGGGCCTGGGTGTCGAGGGCGAGCCGATGACGCCGGAGATGGTGCAGCACTTCGACGCCTGCCTCGGGTGCATGGCCTGCGTGACCGCCTGCCCCTCGGGCGTGCAGTACGACAAGCTGATCGAGGCGACCCGCGCCCAGGTCGAGCGGCGCCACCCGCGTCCGCCGCGGGAACGCCTGCTGCGCAACGCGATCTTCAGCGTCTTCCCGTACCCGCGGCGGCTGCACGCCCTGCGCGGACCGCTGCGGGCCTACCAGGCCAGTGGCGTGGGTGGCGTGGTGCGCCGCGTGCTGGGCCGCGCGTTCCCCCGGCTGGCCGCGCTGGAGTCGCTCGCCCCGCCGCTGGGGCCGTTCGAGAGCGTGCCGGAACGGATGCCGGCGCGCGGTACCCGGCGGGGCACCATCGGCATGCTGCTCGGGTGCGTGCAGCGCGAGTTCTTCCCCGGCGTGAACGCGGCCACCGCCCGCGTGCTCGCGGCGGAGGGCTTCGACGTCGTGGCCCCGCGCGTCCAGGGCTGCTGCGGTGCGCTCAGTGTCCACAACGGACGCGAGGACGAGGCGCAGTCGTTCGCGCGCAAGCTGATCGACGCCTTCGACGAGGCCGGTGCGGACTGGATCGCGGTGAACGCGGCCGGGTGCGGCTCGGCGATGAAGGAGTACGGCGACCTGCTCGCCGACGACCCGGCTTACGCGGACCGGGCACGCGAGTTCGCCGGCCGCGTGCGGGACGTGTCCGAACTGCTCGCCGAGCAGGGCACGGTGGCGCCCCGGCACCCGCTCCCGGTCACCGTCGCCTACCACGACGCCTGCCACCTCGCGCACGCGCAGGGGATCCGCGCGCAACCGCGCCGGCTGCTGCGCGAGATCCCGGACCTGATCCTGCGTGAAATCCCGGAAGCCGAGATCTGCTGCGGCTCGGCCGGGATCTACAACATCCTCAACCCCCGCGCCGGGGGTGAACTCGGCGAGCGCAAGGCGCGCAACGTGCTCACCACGGGCGCGCCGCTGCTGGTCACCGCCAACCCGGGGTGCCTGATGCAGGTGGCTGCCGCGCTCGACGCACTCGGCGAGCCGATGCGGCTCGCCCACACGATCGAGGTGCTCGACGCCTCGATCCGGGGACTCCCGGCCGAGGAGGTCGGGTGGGCGCGATCGCGCCCGGACGCTCCGCTTCCGTGA
- a CDS encoding FAD-binding oxidoreductase: MRAAGEEVLGELSATAAARPAGEDDRVDGVPARVVAEPSTTDEAAAVLRVAAARGLAVVPRGTGTKLSWGHPPERVDVVLDTGRMDRVIEHRAGDLVVHVQAGVRLDALQEHLAAARQRLAISPVRPPGAGPGTVGGVVATAATGPLRLSHGAVRDLLIGVTMVRADGTVAKAGGKVVKNVAGYDLGKVLTGAWGTLGLVTEAVFRLHPLPPAARWVVAPVTSAADAHDKVQRVVHSSVMANALELDRAGDGSAALAVLVEGIPQGVDDRVRTLLGLLGDAGDAEVTDVPPGWWGHAPWERGGVALRLTHEIAALPRLLDALDDAGRRCGLTAAVRGSPGVGVLHAGLPADPGAVPAFVTRLREASPAWGGDVVVLDAPPAVKAGLDVWGPVRGLSLMRRVKDQFDPDHRMAPGRFAGGI, from the coding sequence ATGCGCGCGGCCGGCGAGGAGGTGCTCGGCGAACTGTCCGCCACGGCCGCCGCCCGGCCGGCCGGGGAGGACGACCGCGTCGACGGCGTGCCCGCCCGCGTGGTCGCCGAACCGTCCACAACGGACGAAGCGGCCGCCGTCCTGCGGGTCGCCGCCGCCCGCGGCCTCGCCGTCGTGCCGCGCGGCACCGGCACGAAACTGAGCTGGGGGCACCCGCCGGAGCGCGTGGACGTCGTCCTGGACACCGGCCGGATGGACCGGGTGATCGAGCACCGCGCCGGCGACCTCGTGGTGCACGTGCAGGCCGGGGTGCGGCTGGACGCCCTGCAGGAGCACCTCGCCGCGGCCCGGCAGCGGCTGGCCATCTCGCCGGTGCGGCCGCCCGGTGCCGGGCCGGGCACCGTCGGCGGGGTCGTCGCGACCGCGGCGACCGGTCCGCTGCGGCTGTCCCACGGCGCGGTGCGCGACCTGCTCATCGGCGTCACGATGGTGCGCGCCGACGGGACGGTCGCCAAGGCCGGTGGCAAGGTCGTCAAGAACGTCGCCGGCTACGACCTGGGCAAGGTGCTCACCGGCGCGTGGGGGACGCTCGGGTTGGTCACCGAGGCCGTGTTCCGCCTGCACCCGCTGCCGCCGGCCGCCCGCTGGGTCGTCGCGCCGGTCACCTCGGCGGCCGACGCGCACGACAAGGTCCAGCGCGTGGTGCATTCGTCGGTCATGGCGAACGCGCTGGAACTCGACCGCGCGGGCGACGGCTCCGCGGCACTGGCGGTGCTCGTCGAAGGAATCCCGCAGGGCGTCGACGACCGGGTGCGCACGCTGCTCGGCCTGCTCGGTGACGCCGGTGATGCTGAAGTCACCGACGTCCCGCCGGGCTGGTGGGGCCACGCCCCGTGGGAGCGGGGCGGCGTGGCCCTGCGGCTCACCCACGAGATCGCCGCGCTGCCCCGGCTGCTCGACGCCCTCGACGACGCGGGCCGCCGGTGCGGTCTCACGGCGGCGGTGCGCGGCTCGCCCGGGGTCGGCGTGCTGCACGCCGGGCTGCCCGCCGATCCCGGCGCGGTGCCCGCGTTCGTCACGCGGCTGCGGGAGGCGTCGCCGGCCTGGGGCGGGGACGTCGTCGTGCTCGACGCGCCCCCGGCGGTCAAGGCCGGGCTCGACGTGTGGGGACCGGTCCGCGGGCTCAGCCTGATGCGCCGCGTCAAGGACCAGTTCGACCCGGACCACCGGATGGCACCGGGGCGTTTCGCAGGAGGGATCTGA
- a CDS encoding FAD-linked oxidase C-terminal domain-containing protein has translation MTIDEAPALTGLAERLRAALGPDAVIDDHQRLRTYECDGLAQYRVTPALVVLPADVTGVVAAVRACAEAGVPFVARGSGTGLSGGALPRADGVLIVTSRLRRIIEIDAANQRAVVEPGVINLDITKAAGADGYYYAPDPSSQLICSIGGNVAENSGGAHCLKYGFTTNHVTGVQFVAPDGEVVRLGGKAPDATGYDLLGAIVGSEGTLGVVTEVTVRLVREPEAVRTLLAGFAGVDDAGAATSAIIGAGVVPAAMEMMDALAIEAAEAAVRCGYPDGAGAVLIVELDGPAAEVEAQFAEVERHCRAHGAFEIRIAADDAERASFWRGRKSAFAAVGRISPDYIVQDGVIPRTVLAEVLHRIAELSRETGIRVANVFHAGDGNLHPLVLFDDAVPGEAERAEEVSGAILDLCIQHGGSITGEHGVGSDKAKYMPRMFSDADLDTMQLLRCAFDPGGLANPGKVFPTPRLCGEVPGRHKGAHPLQDAGIAEVF, from the coding sequence ATGACCATCGACGAGGCACCGGCCCTGACGGGGCTGGCAGAGCGGCTGCGCGCGGCCCTCGGTCCGGACGCCGTGATCGACGACCACCAGCGGCTGCGCACCTACGAATGCGACGGGCTCGCCCAGTACCGGGTCACCCCGGCCCTGGTGGTGCTGCCCGCCGACGTCACCGGGGTGGTGGCGGCCGTGCGGGCCTGCGCGGAAGCCGGCGTGCCCTTCGTCGCGCGTGGTTCCGGCACCGGGCTCTCCGGTGGCGCCCTGCCGCGCGCCGACGGCGTCCTGATCGTCACCTCCCGGCTGCGCCGCATCATCGAGATCGACGCGGCGAATCAGCGCGCCGTCGTCGAGCCCGGCGTGATCAACCTCGACATCACCAAGGCGGCCGGCGCCGACGGCTACTACTACGCGCCCGATCCCTCGAGCCAGCTGATCTGTTCCATCGGCGGCAACGTCGCCGAGAACTCCGGCGGCGCGCACTGCCTCAAATACGGGTTCACCACCAACCACGTCACCGGCGTGCAGTTCGTCGCCCCGGACGGCGAGGTCGTGCGCCTCGGCGGGAAGGCACCGGACGCGACCGGGTACGACCTGCTCGGCGCGATCGTCGGCTCGGAGGGCACGCTCGGCGTGGTCACCGAGGTCACCGTGCGGCTGGTCCGCGAGCCCGAGGCCGTGCGCACCCTGCTGGCCGGATTCGCAGGTGTCGACGACGCCGGGGCCGCGACCTCGGCGATCATCGGTGCCGGCGTGGTGCCCGCGGCGATGGAGATGATGGACGCCCTGGCGATCGAGGCCGCCGAGGCGGCGGTCCGCTGCGGTTATCCCGACGGGGCGGGCGCGGTGCTGATCGTGGAGCTGGACGGGCCCGCGGCCGAGGTGGAGGCGCAGTTCGCCGAGGTCGAGCGGCACTGCCGCGCGCACGGGGCGTTCGAGATCCGCATCGCCGCCGACGACGCGGAGCGCGCGAGCTTCTGGCGGGGGCGCAAGTCCGCGTTCGCCGCGGTCGGCCGGATCAGCCCGGACTACATCGTGCAGGACGGCGTCATCCCGCGGACCGTGCTGGCCGAGGTGCTGCACCGCATCGCCGAGCTGTCCCGGGAAACCGGCATCCGGGTGGCCAACGTCTTCCACGCCGGGGACGGCAACCTGCACCCGCTGGTGCTCTTCGACGACGCGGTGCCCGGCGAGGCCGAGCGCGCCGAGGAGGTCTCCGGCGCGATCCTCGACCTGTGCATCCAGCACGGCGGCTCGATCACCGGTGAGCACGGCGTGGGCTCGGACAAGGCGAAGTACATGCCGCGCATGTTCAGCGACGCCGATCTGGACACCATGCAGCTGCTGCGGTGCGCGTTCGACCCGGGCGGACTGGCCAACCCCGGCAAGGTCTTCCCGACCCCGCGGTTGTGCGGGGAGGTGCCCGGACGGCACAAGGGTGCGCATCCGTTGCAGGACGCCGGAATCGCCGAGGTGTTCTGA
- a CDS encoding Chromate resistance protein ChrB, with protein sequence MTDAKPVRWLVLLVRVPASPSRHRVAVWRELRRVGALSLGQATWAVPDVPGFAAGVSRVLELARRGGGEVVVLEAAGRAEADGARLAALFTADREEEWAEFLADCGKFEAEIDKEISRRKFTMAELEEEEQSLERLRRWHRDLTARDVFGAPRAAEAGRRLERCAARMADYTNRVFEALHQM encoded by the coding sequence GTGACAGATGCGAAACCGGTTCGCTGGCTGGTGCTGCTGGTGCGCGTGCCGGCGTCGCCGTCGCGGCACCGGGTGGCGGTCTGGCGGGAGCTGCGGCGGGTCGGCGCGCTGTCGCTGGGCCAGGCCACCTGGGCGGTGCCCGACGTGCCGGGGTTCGCCGCCGGGGTGTCGCGCGTCCTGGAGCTCGCGCGGCGCGGCGGCGGTGAGGTGGTCGTGCTGGAGGCCGCGGGCCGCGCCGAGGCGGACGGGGCGCGGTTGGCGGCGCTGTTCACCGCCGACCGCGAGGAGGAGTGGGCGGAGTTCCTGGCCGACTGCGGCAAGTTCGAGGCCGAGATCGACAAGGAGATCAGCCGGCGCAAGTTCACGATGGCCGAGCTCGAGGAGGAGGAGCAGAGCCTGGAGCGGTTGCGGCGGTGGCACCGCGACCTCACGGCCCGTGACGTGTTCGGGGCGCCCCGGGCGGCCGAGGCCGGTAGGCGGCTGGAGCGCTGCGCGGCCCGGATGGCGGACTACACGAACCGGGTCTTCGAGGCCCTGCACCAGATGTGA
- a CDS encoding phosphatase PAP2 family protein produces MNTQLFLRINDFARATPWLHGVVSAYAAYGVALFAVLMLAGWWIARRQASVAKMAAAIWTPLAMLVALGVNQPVADLVGEPRPYARLPGILVLAQRSTDPALPSDHAVMAGAVTAGLFLVHRGLGAIAAVAAAVMVFARVYIGAHYPGDVLAGLVLGAVVTLLGFLAVRRLLEWLLHLAERSPLRPLLTTARPAAPR; encoded by the coding sequence GTGAACACCCAGCTCTTCCTGCGGATCAACGACTTCGCCCGCGCGACACCGTGGTTGCACGGCGTCGTCAGCGCCTACGCCGCCTACGGGGTCGCGCTGTTCGCGGTGCTGATGCTGGCCGGCTGGTGGATCGCCCGGCGGCAGGCGTCGGTGGCGAAGATGGCCGCGGCGATCTGGACCCCGCTGGCGATGCTCGTCGCGCTCGGCGTGAACCAGCCGGTGGCCGACCTGGTGGGCGAGCCCCGGCCGTACGCGAGGCTGCCGGGCATCCTGGTGCTGGCGCAGCGCAGCACGGATCCGGCGTTGCCGAGCGACCACGCGGTCATGGCGGGCGCGGTGACCGCCGGGCTGTTCCTGGTCCACCGCGGTCTGGGCGCGATCGCCGCGGTGGCGGCGGCGGTGATGGTGTTCGCACGGGTGTACATCGGGGCGCACTACCCCGGTGACGTGCTCGCCGGACTGGTGCTGGGCGCCGTGGTGACCCTGCTGGGTTTCCTCGCGGTGCGGCGGCTGCTGGAGTGGCTGCTGCACCTCGCCGAACGCTCACCGCTGCGCCCCTTGCTGACGACTGCCCGCCCGGCAGCGCCGCGATGA
- a CDS encoding MFS transporter has translation MTEPVTRHRGALRPLYAAGFVTAFGAHSIAAGLGAYTHGQHASLLTLGLLLAVYDGAEVVLKPVFGSLADRVGPRPVLLGGLLAFAVASAAFAVAGNPALVGLARLGQGAAAAAFSPAAGALVARLSPAKRQGRAFGGYGAWKGLGYTLGPVLGGALITLGGFPLLFAVLAGLAVAAAVWAAVAVPAVAPLPRARETVAGLVRRLGQGGFLRPTAALAATTGALAVGVGFLPVSGAAAGLGPLATGAAVSVLAVCSSLVQPWAGRARDAGQLHDGTGMALGLAAAAAGLAVAALVPGAGGVLAAAVVVGAGVGLATPLGFAHLAATTPPERLGQTMGAAEVGRELGDAGAPLLVGAVAVAASLDAGLLTLGALLALTAITLVLEGRS, from the coding sequence ATGACCGAACCCGTCACCCGCCATCGCGGTGCGCTACGGCCCCTGTACGCGGCCGGCTTCGTCACCGCCTTCGGGGCGCACAGCATCGCCGCCGGGCTCGGTGCCTACACCCACGGTCAGCACGCGTCGCTGCTCACGCTCGGGCTCCTGCTCGCGGTCTACGACGGGGCCGAGGTCGTGCTCAAACCCGTCTTCGGGTCGCTGGCCGACCGCGTCGGGCCGCGGCCGGTGCTGCTGGGCGGGCTGCTGGCGTTCGCGGTCGCGTCCGCGGCGTTCGCGGTGGCCGGCAATCCCGCGCTGGTCGGGCTGGCGCGCCTCGGTCAGGGCGCAGCCGCCGCGGCCTTCTCCCCCGCCGCCGGGGCGCTGGTCGCCCGGCTGTCCCCGGCGAAGCGGCAGGGCCGCGCGTTCGGCGGGTACGGCGCCTGGAAGGGCCTCGGCTACACGCTCGGGCCGGTCCTCGGCGGCGCGCTGATCACGCTGGGCGGGTTCCCGCTGCTGTTCGCCGTCCTCGCCGGGCTCGCGGTGGCGGCCGCGGTGTGGGCGGCCGTGGCGGTGCCCGCGGTGGCGCCGTTGCCCCGGGCGCGCGAGACGGTCGCCGGCCTGGTGCGGCGGCTGGGCCAGGGCGGTTTCCTCCGTCCGACCGCGGCACTCGCGGCCACGACCGGCGCACTGGCCGTCGGCGTCGGTTTCCTCCCGGTGAGCGGGGCGGCGGCCGGGCTCGGGCCGCTGGCGACCGGGGCGGCCGTATCGGTGCTCGCGGTGTGCTCGTCGCTGGTGCAGCCGTGGGCCGGGCGGGCCCGCGACGCCGGGCAGCTCCACGACGGCACCGGCATGGCCCTAGGGCTCGCCGCGGCCGCGGCCGGGCTGGCCGTCGCCGCGCTGGTGCCCGGGGCCGGCGGCGTGCTGGCCGCGGCGGTCGTCGTCGGCGCCGGGGTCGGTCTGGCCACCCCGCTCGGCTTCGCCCACCTGGCCGCGACGACGCCACCCGAACGCCTCGGCCAGACCATGGGTGCCGCCGAAGTCGGCCGCGAACTCGGCGACGCGGGCGCACCGCTGCTGGTCGGCGCGGTCGCCGTGGCGGCGTCGCTGGACGCGGGACTGCTCACCCTGGGGGCGCTGCTGGCGCTCACCGCCATCACGCTCGTCCTGGAGGGCCGCTCATGA
- a CDS encoding N,N-dimethylformamidase beta subunit family domain-containing protein translates to MKRTVIAAVALLLAACTAPTVAPPPAPAPAPAPAPGAEQGTPGWEITHPGREHAIEGYADRTSALPGDTVRLFVSTTAARFTVTAFRMGAYPGSAARQTWQSGPVPGRVQAAAVVQPPTSTVVAPWQPSLEVPTAGWAPGDYLLRLDGDNQAQQYVPLTVRTPSNAGRIVLVNAVTTWQAYNRWGGYSLYDSPSGRKAERSRAVSFDRPYQARDMQGAGDFRYFELPMVRFAEGLGLPLGYATDVDLHADPHLLDGARAVVTLGHDEYWSSAMRANVTAARDRGVNLAFLGGNEIYRHIRFAPTATGADRLEIDYKSFTEDPAHLTDPMEATPEWRSPPFPRPESVLLGNYYQCNPVHADLVTANEQNWLLSGIVHNGQHLRGLVGNEYERVDLSVPTPRPIEVLFHSPLTCGGKPDFADATYYTTASGAAVFSAGTQYWICGLDPGCPESGADPAVHTAVTAITTRLLRAFADGPTGTTHPATDNLAALGVH, encoded by the coding sequence ATGAAACGCACGGTCATCGCCGCGGTCGCGCTGCTCCTGGCGGCCTGCACGGCGCCGACGGTCGCACCGCCCCCGGCGCCCGCTCCGGCTCCGGCACCCGCGCCCGGGGCCGAGCAGGGCACACCGGGCTGGGAGATCACGCATCCCGGGCGGGAGCACGCCATCGAGGGTTACGCCGACCGCACGAGCGCACTGCCCGGCGACACCGTGCGGTTGTTCGTGAGCACCACCGCCGCCCGGTTCACGGTGACCGCGTTCCGCATGGGCGCCTACCCCGGTTCGGCGGCGCGGCAGACCTGGCAGTCCGGGCCGGTGCCGGGCCGGGTGCAGGCCGCCGCGGTGGTGCAGCCGCCGACGAGCACCGTGGTGGCGCCGTGGCAGCCGTCGCTGGAGGTGCCGACCGCGGGCTGGGCGCCGGGCGACTACCTGTTGCGGCTGGACGGCGACAACCAGGCCCAGCAGTACGTGCCGCTGACCGTGCGGACCCCGTCCAACGCGGGCCGCATCGTGCTGGTCAACGCCGTCACCACCTGGCAGGCGTACAACCGCTGGGGCGGCTACAGCCTCTACGACTCGCCGAGCGGCAGGAAGGCGGAGCGGTCCCGGGCCGTCTCGTTCGACCGCCCCTACCAGGCGCGCGACATGCAGGGCGCCGGCGACTTCCGGTACTTCGAGCTGCCCATGGTGCGCTTCGCGGAGGGCCTGGGCCTGCCGCTGGGGTATGCGACCGATGTGGACCTGCACGCCGATCCGCACCTGCTGGACGGCGCCCGCGCCGTGGTCACCCTGGGCCACGACGAGTACTGGTCGAGCGCGATGCGCGCGAACGTCACCGCGGCCCGGGACCGGGGGGTGAACCTGGCGTTCCTCGGCGGCAACGAGATCTACCGGCACATCCGGTTCGCCCCAACCGCCACCGGCGCGGACCGGCTGGAGATCGACTACAAGTCGTTCACCGAGGACCCGGCGCACCTGACCGACCCGATGGAGGCGACACCGGAGTGGCGCTCGCCGCCGTTCCCCCGGCCGGAAAGCGTGCTGCTGGGCAACTACTACCAGTGCAACCCGGTGCACGCCGACCTCGTCACCGCGAACGAGCAGAACTGGCTGCTCAGCGGCATCGTCCACAACGGACAGCACCTGCGCGGCCTGGTGGGCAACGAGTACGAGCGGGTGGACCTCTCGGTGCCGACACCGCGGCCGATCGAGGTGCTGTTCCACTCACCCTTGACGTGCGGCGGGAAACCGGACTTCGCGGACGCCACCTACTACACGACCGCCTCCGGGGCGGCCGTGTTCTCCGCGGGCACGCAGTACTGGATCTGCGGACTCGACCCCGGCTGCCCCGAGTCCGGTGCCGACCCGGCCGTGCACACGGCCGTCACCGCCATCACGACCCGGCTGCTGCGGGCCTTCGCCGACGGTCCCACCGGCACCACCCACCCCGCCACCGACAACCTCGCCGCGCTCGGGGTGCACTGA